The following DNA comes from Mycolicibacterium aromaticivorans JS19b1 = JCM 16368.
CGGTCGGCCCCGACCTGTCGAGGGCGATCATCCGCTTCGAGCAGCCCCCGACCAAGCCGGCCGAGCCGGTCGACGCCGAACCGCTCGCCGAGGACCAGCCCGACGCCGCCGGGGGTGTCGAGGAGACGGCTGATCTGGCCTTTTCGGCGTAGCGGAGGCGCTGGCCGCGCTGGCGTCGTCCAGCGCGGCCGCGAGGCCGACGCGTGGCGCGCCTAGGATGGTCGGCGAGCATTTCACGACGAAGACGGAAGGCACCCCCGCGGCAATGGCCGAATACATCTACACGATGCGCAAGGTCCGCAAGGCACACGGCGACAAGGTCATCCTCGATGACGTCACGCTCGCCTTCCTGCCGGGAGCCAAGATCGGCGTCGTCGGCCCCAACGGTGCGGGTAAGTCCAGCGTCCTGCGGATCATGGCCGGCCTGGATCAGGCCAACAACGGCGACGCCCTGCTGGCCCCGGGCGCCACGGTCGGCATCCTCATGCAGGAGCCGCAGCTAGACGAGACCAAGACCGTCCGGGAGAACGTCGAAGAGGGTGTGGCCATCAAGGCCAAGCTCAACCGGTACAACGAGGTGGCCGAGCTGATGGCCACCGACTACACCGATGAGCTCATGGACGAGATGGGCAAGCTCCAGGAGGAACTGGACGCCGCCGACGCCTGGGACATCGACTCGCAGTTGGAGCAGGCGATGGACGCCCTGCGCTGCCCGCCGCCCGATGATCCGGTGACGCATCTGTCCGGTGGCGAGAAGCGCCGTGTGGCGCTCTGCAAGCTGCTGCTGTCCAAGCCGGACCTGCTGCTGCTCGACGAGCCGACCAACCACCTCGACGCCGAGAGCGTGCTGTGGCTCGAACAGCACCTCGCCGCGTACCCGGGCGCCATCCTGGCCGTCACCCACGACCGGTACTTCCTGGACAACGTTGCCGAATGGATCCTGGAACTCGACCGCGGCCGCGCCTATCCATACGAGGGCAACTACTCGACCTATCTGGAGAAGAAGGCCGAGCGCCTCGAGGTGCAGGGCAAGAAGGACCAGAAACTGCAGAAGCGCCTCAAGGAGGAACTGGCCTGGGTGCGCTCCGGTGCCAAGGCCCGGCAGGCCAAGAACAAGGCGCGTCTAGGCCGGTACGAGGAGATGGTGGCCGAGGCTGAGAAGACCCGGAAGCTCGACTTCGAGGAAATCCAGATCCCGGCTCCGCCGCGGCTGGGCAGCGTGGTGGTCGAGGTCGACCACCTCGACAAGGGGTTCGAGGGTCGCACGCTGATCAAGGACCTCTCGTTCACGTTGCCCCGCAACGGCATCGTCGGCGTCATCGGTCCCAACGGTGTCGGTAAGACCACCCTGTTCAAGACCATCGTCGGACTGGAACAGCCCGACAGCGGAACCGTGCGGGTGGGCGACACCGTCAAGCTGAGCTATGTCGACCAGAGCCGAGCCGGTATCGACCCGAAAAAGACCGTGTGGCAGGTGGTTTCGGACGGCCTCGACTACATCGAGGTCGGCCAGAACGAGATTCCGTCGCGGGCGTACGTGTCGGCGTTCGGGTTCAAGGGCCCCGATCAGCAGAAGCCGGCCGGCGTGCTCTCCGGTGGTGAACGCAACCGGCTCAACCTGGCGCTGACCCTCAAAGAGGGCGGCAACCTGATCCTGCTCGACGAGCCGACCAACGACCTCGACGTGGAAACGCTGTCCTCGCTGGAGAACGCGCTGGAGAACTTTCCGGGCTGCGCTGTGGTGATCAGCCACGACCGCTGGTTCCTGGACCGCACCTGCACGCACATCCTGGCGTGGGAGGGCGACGACGACAACGAGGCCAAGTGGTTCTGGTTCGAAGGTAACTTCGGTGCCTACGAGGAGAACAAGATCGAGCGAATGGGAGCCGACGCGGCCCGTCCGCACAGGGTCACCCACCGCAGGCTCACACGCGACTAATGTTGGCGGCTGCGGACCAGCGTCGGTTCGCACGCCGATCAGGAGTCGCAGGTATGACGGTTGACCCCAAAGTTACCGAGTCACTGGGTGAGGCCTATCTCGCCACCTATCGCGGGCCGCACGGCGGGGCCCCCGACGTGGACGCCACCGACACCGGTCCACTGGTCGCGACGGCCGCCGAGCAGGCGGTGCCCCACGAGCTGATTGCCGCCCAGGAGCGGCTTGCCCGCGACCGGTCCGTCGGCGAGACACTGGTCGCGGTTTATCCCGGCGACGATCCCGGCGGGTTCGGGCCCGCGCTGCAGCTCGTCACCGACCAGGCCGCCATGCTGCTGGATTCGGTCACGGTGCTGCTGCATCGGCTCGGCGTCAGCTATGTCGCATTGATGAACCCGGTGTTCCGGGTTCGGCGAAGCGCAACCGGAGAGCTACTGGATGTGCGGCCTGCATCGATCGACGAACCGGCAGGCCCGGAGTCCGACGGGATCGACGAATCCTGGATCCACGTCCAACTCTCGCCGTCGGTGAACCGCAAGGCGCTGGCCGAGGCGGAGCGGATGCTGCCGATGGCAGTCGCCGACGCCCGGCAGGTGGCGCTGGATTCGACGGCGCTGTCCGCCGCGCTGCACGACCTCGCCCGCGACATCGACACCGACGAGGGAACCCGATTCGTCGGCCCGGACCGCAGCGACGTCGCCGACCTGCTGCGCTGGCTGTCCGACGGTCACTTCATCCTGCTTGGCTGCCAGGACTGCACGGTGCGCGACGGGGTCGCCACCGTCGTCGAATCCAGCAGGCTGGGTGTGGCGCGGTTACGCACCGAGGTGCTGCCCGAGCTCACCAACCCCGGCGATGTGCTGGTCCTGGCGCAGGCCACCATGCCCAGCTTTCTTCGCTACGGGGCGTACCCATACATCGTGGTGATTCGCGAGCACTCGACGTCAGGCGATGTGGAGCACCGGTTCGTCGGGCTGTTCACGGCGGCGGCGATGAGTGCCAACGTGCTTGACATTCCACTGATTTCGCGGCGTGTGCGCGACGTGCTGGCCATGTCGAAGAGCGATCCCAGCCACCCGGGGCAGCTGATGCTCGACATCATCCAGACCATTCCGCGCTCGGAGCTGTTCTCGCTGACCGCCGAGCAGCTGCTGGCGATGGCGACCGCCGTCGTCGACCTCGGCTCGCGCCGTCGGGCCCTGCTGTTTCTGCGGGCCGCCCAGCTCGGCCACTTCGTGTCCGCCCTGGTGTATCTGCCTCGTGACCGCTACACCACCGTGGTGCGGCTGGCGATGCAGGACATACTGGTGCGTGAGTTCGGCGGCCTGAGCATCGACTACACCGCGCGGGTCAGCGAATCGCCCTGGGCGGTGGTTCATTTCACTGTGCGGCTGCCGGACAGCTCAACACGTGAGTCGATCGACGACAGCGAGCGGAACCGCACCCGCGTGCAGGGTTTGCTCACCGAGGCCCTGCGCACCTGGGGTGACCGGCTGATCGGTTCGGCGCGGGCCGGCAAGATCGATCAGGCGATCGCCGAACACTACGCCGAAGCGTTGCCCGAGACATTCAAGCAAGCCGTGACGTCGACCGAGGCGATCACCGACATCGGCTTCATCGAAGCGTTGCATGAGGATTCGGTCAAACTGCAGTTCGAGGAAGGCGACGAGGGCAATGAGGCCTTCCTCACCTGGTACCTGGGTGGATCTACGGCGTCGCTGAGTCACCTGCTGCCGATGCTGCAGTGCATGGGGGTGCTGGTGCTCGAGGAGCGCCCGTTCACCGTGGTGCGCCCGGACGGGCTGAAAGTCTGGATCTACCAGTTCAAAATCCGGCCGGATGCGTCCATGCCTACCGCCGCCACCCAGGAGGAGTGGGACGCCACCGCGCAGCGGTTCGCCGACGCCGTCACCGCCATCTGGCAGGGGCGTGCCGAGATCGACCGATTCAACGAACTGGTGCTGCGTGCCGGGCTCACCTGGCAGCAGGTCGCGGTGCTGCGCGCTTACGCGAAGTACCTGCGGCAGGCGGCTTTTCCCTACAGTCAGTCGCACATCGAGTCGGTGCTCAACGGCAACCCGGGCACCGCGCGTTCACTGGTCACCCTCTTCGAGGCGATGTTCGACCCGGACTCCGCCGACAAGGGCCTGGACGCGCTCGCCGCGGCCGACGCGGTGGCCGCCGACATCGATGCACTGGTCAGCCTCGACACCGACCGGGTGCTGCGGGCGTTCGCCACGATGATCCAAGCGACGCTGCGGACCAATTACTTCGTCACCAGTCCCGACTCAGCACATGCGCAGAACGTGCTGTCGCTGAAACTCGATCCGCAACTGATCGACGAATTGCCGCTGCCCCGACCGAAGTTCGAAATCTTCGTGTACTCACCTCGGGTCGAGGGCGTGCATCTGCGGTTCGGTCATGTGGCGCGCGGCGGCTTGCGCTGGTCGGATCGCCGGGAGGATTTCCGCACCGAGATCCTCGGCTTGGTCAAAGCCCAGGCCGTCAAGAACGCGGTGATCGTGCCCGTCGGCGCCAAGGGCGGATTCGTCGTCAAGAGGCCGTCCGCACCCCTCGGCGATGCCGCTGCGGACCGGGATGCGTTCCGCCACGAGGGAATTGCCTGCTACCGGCTGTTCATCGCAG
Coding sequences within:
- the ettA gene encoding energy-dependent translational throttle protein EttA, which gives rise to MAEYIYTMRKVRKAHGDKVILDDVTLAFLPGAKIGVVGPNGAGKSSVLRIMAGLDQANNGDALLAPGATVGILMQEPQLDETKTVRENVEEGVAIKAKLNRYNEVAELMATDYTDELMDEMGKLQEELDAADAWDIDSQLEQAMDALRCPPPDDPVTHLSGGEKRRVALCKLLLSKPDLLLLDEPTNHLDAESVLWLEQHLAAYPGAILAVTHDRYFLDNVAEWILELDRGRAYPYEGNYSTYLEKKAERLEVQGKKDQKLQKRLKEELAWVRSGAKARQAKNKARLGRYEEMVAEAEKTRKLDFEEIQIPAPPRLGSVVVEVDHLDKGFEGRTLIKDLSFTLPRNGIVGVIGPNGVGKTTLFKTIVGLEQPDSGTVRVGDTVKLSYVDQSRAGIDPKKTVWQVVSDGLDYIEVGQNEIPSRAYVSAFGFKGPDQQKPAGVLSGGERNRLNLALTLKEGGNLILLDEPTNDLDVETLSSLENALENFPGCAVVISHDRWFLDRTCTHILAWEGDDDNEAKWFWFEGNFGAYEENKIERMGADAARPHRVTHRRLTRD
- a CDS encoding NAD-glutamate dehydrogenase; this translates as MTVDPKVTESLGEAYLATYRGPHGGAPDVDATDTGPLVATAAEQAVPHELIAAQERLARDRSVGETLVAVYPGDDPGGFGPALQLVTDQAAMLLDSVTVLLHRLGVSYVALMNPVFRVRRSATGELLDVRPASIDEPAGPESDGIDESWIHVQLSPSVNRKALAEAERMLPMAVADARQVALDSTALSAALHDLARDIDTDEGTRFVGPDRSDVADLLRWLSDGHFILLGCQDCTVRDGVATVVESSRLGVARLRTEVLPELTNPGDVLVLAQATMPSFLRYGAYPYIVVIREHSTSGDVEHRFVGLFTAAAMSANVLDIPLISRRVRDVLAMSKSDPSHPGQLMLDIIQTIPRSELFSLTAEQLLAMATAVVDLGSRRRALLFLRAAQLGHFVSALVYLPRDRYTTVVRLAMQDILVREFGGLSIDYTARVSESPWAVVHFTVRLPDSSTRESIDDSERNRTRVQGLLTEALRTWGDRLIGSARAGKIDQAIAEHYAEALPETFKQAVTSTEAITDIGFIEALHEDSVKLQFEEGDEGNEAFLTWYLGGSTASLSHLLPMLQCMGVLVLEERPFTVVRPDGLKVWIYQFKIRPDASMPTAATQEEWDATAQRFADAVTAIWQGRAEIDRFNELVLRAGLTWQQVAVLRAYAKYLRQAAFPYSQSHIESVLNGNPGTARSLVTLFEAMFDPDSADKGLDALAAADAVAADIDALVSLDTDRVLRAFATMIQATLRTNYFVTSPDSAHAQNVLSLKLDPQLIDELPLPRPKFEIFVYSPRVEGVHLRFGHVARGGLRWSDRREDFRTEILGLVKAQAVKNAVIVPVGAKGGFVVKRPSAPLGDAAADRDAFRHEGIACYRLFIAGLLDVTDNVDRATGQVITPPRVVRRDGDDAYLVVAADKGTATFSDIANDVAQSYGFWLGDAFASGGSVGYDHKAMGITAKGAWESVKRHFREMGVDTQSQDFTVVGVGDMSGDVFGNGMLLSHHIRLIAAFDHRHIFIDPDPDAERSWQERRRLFELPRSSWEDYDPSLISAGGGVFSRQQKSIPVSRQMRAALGLQGEADEVTPPALMKAIMQAPVDLWFNGGIGTYIKAESESDAEVGDRANDTIRVNGNQVRAKVIGEGGNLGVTSLGRVEFDLCGGRINTDAMDNSAGVDCSDHEVNIKILVDSLVTAGKVSAGERTELLASMTDEVSRLVLTDNVDQNDLMGTSRANAAALLNVHARQIVELEERRGLNRGLEALPSKKEIRRRQEVGIGLSSPELATLMAHVKLSLKDDVLASELPDQEVFAARLPQYFPSQLRDHFTTEIRGHQLRREITTTMLVNNVVDTGGITFAYRVTEDTGVGYVDAVRTFVATDAIFGITKVWQRILDASRAGLPVNVSDRMTLDLRRLLDRASRWLLNYRPQPLAVGAEINRFAATLADLTPRMSEWLRGDDKAIVAKEAGEFEAHGAPADLAYTVASGLYQYSLLDVIDIADIVDRDPAEVADTYFALMDHLSTDGLLTAVSGLPRDDRWHALARLAIRDDIYGSVRALCFDVLAVGEPEETGEEKIAEWEHTNGSRVERARRTLAEIYADDERDLATLSVAARQIRSMTRTSGTGSSG